The Tripterygium wilfordii isolate XIE 37 chromosome 4, ASM1340144v1, whole genome shotgun sequence genome has a window encoding:
- the LOC119997601 gene encoding putative thiamine biosynthesis oxidoreductase ThiO isoform X1, with the protein MEPHGLTHGTIFNSNVCSKMLLPAAASPMGHARNCGLYFRKTPSLLCSIRSSSSLPRRPLRYAVLGAGFAGLSVVWHLLQHSPKELHLRIDIYDEVGIGGGASGVSGGLLHPYSPKVKLLWRGADCWKECMKLLHVAETEVCPNESNTEVGKSSQQCDRFIVRRRGIMRPAMSMKNLNVLNDNAQNSLASCRIETMDEDAAQKLVPNLCVPFNSAFYMPDAVNVHPQRYLQALFLSCKNLVKELSASGLGVKELFLHKKSICGLREFEGEYDAVIICLGAKADMLPELSGRLPLRTCRGVIAHLQLPDNLGEDYPELGPSILSDGWLAIQGTRSLYMGSTWDWKSRNSSPIVHEDEASKAFQELLPKASTFYPSIKNWTLTGARAGLRAMPPLTPLGSLPLLGSVNDFVAKNCTTRYWLFGGLGSRGLLYHGWLGKLIAQAVVSCNEQLIPSELTSWKKASL; encoded by the exons ATGGAACCCCACGGGCTCACTCATGGCACTATCTTCAACTCGAACGTTTGCTCGAAAATGCTTCTTCCGGCTGCGGCGTCTCCGATGGGCCACGCTCGCAACTGTGGTCTATACTTCAGGAAAACCCCTTCCCTTCTTTGTTCAATTCGGTCTTCGTCTTCTCTGCCTCGACGCCCTCTCAG ATACGCTGTGCTTGGTGCCGGATTTGCTGGACTATCTGTTGTTTGGCACTTGTTGCAG CACAGCCCCAAGGAGTTGCATCTGCGAATTGACATATATGACGAAGTAGGCATTGGAGGAGGTGCATCTGGTGTTTCTGGGGGACTACTTCATCCTTACTCGCCAAAAG TGAAGCTTCTTTGGAGGGGAGCTGACTGCTGGAAAGAGTGTATGAAGCTTTTACACGTTGCTGAAACAGAAGTTTGTCCCAATGAGTCAAACACAGAAGTTGGGAAATCAAGCCAACAATGTGACAGGTTTATAGTTCGGAGAAG GGGCATCATGAGACCAGCGATGAgcatgaagaatttgaatgtgtTGAATGAT AATGCTCAAAACTCGCTTGCCAGTTGCAGAATAGAGACCATGGATGAAGATGCTGCCCAAAAACTTGTACCAAATTTGTGTGTGCCTTTCAACTCTGCCTTTTATATGCCTGATGCCGTAAATGTTCATCCTCAACGTTATCTCCAG GCACTCTTTTTATCATGTAAAAATTTGGTGAAAGAATTGTCCGCTTCTGGCCTTGGGGTAAAAGAGCTGTTTTTGCACAAGAAATCAATATGTGGCCTCCGGGAATTTGAAG GGGAATACGATGCAGTTATAATTTGCCTAGGTGCCAAAGCAGATATGCTGCCCGAGCTCTCAGGCCGCCTTCCTTTAAGGACTTGCAGAGGGGTAATTGCTCACCTCCAGCTGCCTGATAATTTAGG GGAGGATTATCCTGAACTAGGTCCTTCAATACTATCAGATGGATGGCTAGCAATCCAGGGTACTCGCAGTTTGTACATGGGCTCGACGTGGGATTGGAAATCACGAAATTCTTCTCCAATTGTTCATGAAGACGAAGCTTCGAAAGCATTTCAAGAGCTTCTTCCCAAGGCGTCTACTTTTTACCCAAGTATTAAGAATTGGACATTAACTGGGGCAAGGGCCGGCTTGAGGGCAATGCCCCCATTGACTCCCCTTGGGTCACTCCCACTTTTGGGCTCTGTCAACGATTTTGTAGCCAAAAATTGTACTACTAGATACTGGTTATTTGGAGGACTGGGCTCAAGGGGCTTGTTATACCATGGTTGGCTGGGGAAATTGATAGCACAGGCAGTTGTTTCTTGTAACGAACAGTTAATACCTTCTGAACTTACTTCCTGGAAGAAAGCAAGTCTATAA
- the LOC119997601 gene encoding uncharacterized protein LOC119997601 isoform X2 → MALSSTRTFARKCFFRLRRLRWATLATVVYTSGKPLPFFVQFGLRLLCLDALSDTLCLVPDLLDYLLFGTCCSPKELHLRIDIYDEVGIGGGASGVSGGLLHPYSPKVKLLWRGADCWKECMKLLHVAETEVCPNESNTEVGKSSQQCDRFIVRRRGIMRPAMSMKNLNVLNDNAQNSLASCRIETMDEDAAQKLVPNLCVPFNSAFYMPDAVNVHPQRYLQALFLSCKNLVKELSASGLGVKELFLHKKSICGLREFEGEYDAVIICLGAKADMLPELSGRLPLRTCRGVIAHLQLPDNLGEDYPELGPSILSDGWLAIQGTRSLYMGSTWDWKSRNSSPIVHEDEASKAFQELLPKASTFYPSIKNWTLTGARAGLRAMPPLTPLGSLPLLGSVNDFVAKNCTTRYWLFGGLGSRGLLYHGWLGKLIAQAVVSCNEQLIPSELTSWKKASL, encoded by the exons ATGGCACTATCTTCAACTCGAACGTTTGCTCGAAAATGCTTCTTCCGGCTGCGGCGTCTCCGATGGGCCACGCTCGCAACTGTGGTCTATACTTCAGGAAAACCCCTTCCCTTCTTTGTTCAATTCGGTCTTCGTCTTCTCTGCCTCGACGCCCTCTCAG ATACGCTGTGCTTGGTGCCGGATTTGCTGGACTATCTGTTGTTTGGCACTTGTTGCAG CCCCAAGGAGTTGCATCTGCGAATTGACATATATGACGAAGTAGGCATTGGAGGAGGTGCATCTGGTGTTTCTGGGGGACTACTTCATCCTTACTCGCCAAAAG TGAAGCTTCTTTGGAGGGGAGCTGACTGCTGGAAAGAGTGTATGAAGCTTTTACACGTTGCTGAAACAGAAGTTTGTCCCAATGAGTCAAACACAGAAGTTGGGAAATCAAGCCAACAATGTGACAGGTTTATAGTTCGGAGAAG GGGCATCATGAGACCAGCGATGAgcatgaagaatttgaatgtgtTGAATGAT AATGCTCAAAACTCGCTTGCCAGTTGCAGAATAGAGACCATGGATGAAGATGCTGCCCAAAAACTTGTACCAAATTTGTGTGTGCCTTTCAACTCTGCCTTTTATATGCCTGATGCCGTAAATGTTCATCCTCAACGTTATCTCCAG GCACTCTTTTTATCATGTAAAAATTTGGTGAAAGAATTGTCCGCTTCTGGCCTTGGGGTAAAAGAGCTGTTTTTGCACAAGAAATCAATATGTGGCCTCCGGGAATTTGAAG GGGAATACGATGCAGTTATAATTTGCCTAGGTGCCAAAGCAGATATGCTGCCCGAGCTCTCAGGCCGCCTTCCTTTAAGGACTTGCAGAGGGGTAATTGCTCACCTCCAGCTGCCTGATAATTTAGG GGAGGATTATCCTGAACTAGGTCCTTCAATACTATCAGATGGATGGCTAGCAATCCAGGGTACTCGCAGTTTGTACATGGGCTCGACGTGGGATTGGAAATCACGAAATTCTTCTCCAATTGTTCATGAAGACGAAGCTTCGAAAGCATTTCAAGAGCTTCTTCCCAAGGCGTCTACTTTTTACCCAAGTATTAAGAATTGGACATTAACTGGGGCAAGGGCCGGCTTGAGGGCAATGCCCCCATTGACTCCCCTTGGGTCACTCCCACTTTTGGGCTCTGTCAACGATTTTGTAGCCAAAAATTGTACTACTAGATACTGGTTATTTGGAGGACTGGGCTCAAGGGGCTTGTTATACCATGGTTGGCTGGGGAAATTGATAGCACAGGCAGTTGTTTCTTGTAACGAACAGTTAATACCTTCTGAACTTACTTCCTGGAAGAAAGCAAGTCTATAA
- the LOC119997600 gene encoding WD repeat-containing protein 76 isoform X1: MASLELTEYERKRLENIRRNEEMMNAFKINSKAAELSAATKRQRMGSKSYKVSPEKKPKTGSPVIIRRSLRTRGIPPDAKGLGEGFVEPPNGGIPPDAKGLGDGFVEPSNGTPKPKRLYRPSPCVLGPISMSDAFRGKGTDRVLIDLVLDVAKRQQLSVQHKAEDHVLGKGEAVEDEKDLLKFASVKGEVDRDKVMEDEKDMLESASIKEEFDIDNSLMHEKYLVKGGCKSEPLDWPVKVEKCEIESGLDLGSLVLKPENVARVVPGRIMLVRFFPCNDARMIVTGNKFGNVGFWNVDSQRKNAIYLYHPHTGPISGIAFRQSCLSKIVTSCYDGFVRLMDAEKEVFDLIYSSDDGIFSLSQRPNDLTSLYLGKGRGGLSVWDERIGKPSSEWILHENRINTIDFNSQNPNIVATGSTDGMACIWDLRSLNAHNPRAVKMESHKRSVHSAYFSPSGSSLATTSIDDTVSILGGPNFEDTSRIYHNNQTGRWISTFRGIWGWDDSYIFIGNMKRGIDVISPVERRVVKTLQSPHMTAIPCRFDAHPYQVGTLAGATAGGQVYLWTSV; this comes from the exons aTGGCGTCCTTAGAACTGACGGAGTATGAGCGAAAGAGGCTTGAGAACATTCGTCGGAACGAAGAAATGATGAATGCCTTCAAGATTAACTCCAAAGCTGCAGAACTCTCTGCCGCAACCAAACGTCAAAG AATGGGATCCAAATCTTACAAAGTGAGTCCGGAGAAGAAACCTAAAACCGGGAGCCCTGTCATAATCAGACGATCCTTACGTACCCGAGGAATCCCACCTGATGCGAAGGGTCTTGGTGAAGGTTTTGTTGAGCCTCCAAATGGGGGAATCCCACCTGATGCGAAGGGTCTTGGTGATGGTTTTGTTGAGCCTTCAAATGGAACTCCGAAGCCCAAACGTCTTTATAGGCCATCACCGTGTGTTCTTGGTCCTATTAGTATGAGTGATGCGTTTCGGGGAAAGGGGACTGATAGGGTACtgattgatttggttttagATGTTGCGAAGAGGCAACAATTGAGTGTTCAACATAAGGCAGAAGATCATGTCCTTGGTAAGGGTGAGGCTGTGGAAGACGAGAAAGACTTGTTGAAGTTTGCTTCCGTAAAAGGAGAGGTTGATAGAGATAAGGTTATGGAAGATGAGAAAGACATGTTGGAGAGTGCTTCAATTAAAGAGGAATTTGATATAGATAACAGTCTGATGCATGAGAAATATTTAGTTAAGGGTGGGTGTAAGAGTGAACCATTGGATTGGCCGGTGAAGGTAGAGAAGTGTGAAATTGAGAGTGGGCTTGATCTAGGATCACTGGTCTTAAAACCAGAGAATGTAGCCAGAGTAGTACCAGGGAGGATAATGCTGGTGCGGTTTTTTCCTTGTAATGACGCGAGGATGATAGTAACTGGGAATAAATTCGGCAATGTTGGATTTTGGAATGTGGATTCTCAGCGTAAGAATGCAATATACTTATACCATCCGCACACAGGTCCCATTTCAGGGATTGCTTTCCGACAGTCTTGCTTATCAAAG ATCGTTACCAGCTGCTATGATGGCTTTGTCCGGTTGATGGATGCTGAGAAGGAAGTGTTTGATTTAATATATTCCAGTGATGATggtattttttctctctctcaacgGCCAAATGATCTAACTAGCTTATATCTCGGTAAGGGTCGTGGAGGATTGAGTGTCTGGGATGAGAGGATAGGAAAGCCCTCATCTGAATGGATTTTGCATGAAAATAGGATAAACACTATTGATTTTAACTCACAGAACCCCAACATCGTGGCCACTGGTTCTACTGATGGGATGGCTTGTATCTGGgatttgagaagtcttaatgcACATAATCCCAGAGCTGTGAAAATGGAGAGCCATAAAAGGTCAGTGCATTCTGCTTACTTCTCACCCTCTGGAAGCTCACTTGCAACAACAAG TATTGATGACACAGTCAGTATACTTGGAGGACCTAATTTTGAGGACACTTCTAGGATTTACCATAATAATCAAACAGGCAGATGGATATCTACTTTCAG GGGCATTTGGGGTTGGGATGACTCTTATATATTCATCGGCAATATGAAACGAGGCATTGATGTTATTTCTCCGGTTGAAAGAAGAGTCGTTAAAACTTTGCAGAGCCCCCACATGACTGCTATACCATGTAGATTTGATGCACACCCATACCAGGTTGGGACCCTAGCAGGAGCCACCGCAGGGGGCCAGGTTTACCTGTGGACCTCTGTATAG
- the LOC119997600 gene encoding WD repeat-containing protein 76 isoform X2 has protein sequence MASLELTEYERKRLENIRRNEEMMNAFKINSKAAELSAATKRQRMGSKSYKVSPEKKPKTGSPVIIRRSLRTRGIPPDAKGLGEGFVEPPNGGIPPDAKGLGDGFVEPSNGTPKPKRLYRPSPCVLGPISMSDAFRGKGTDRVLIDLVLDVAKRQQLSVQHKAEDHVLGKGEAVEDEKDLLKFASVKGEVDRDKVMEDEKDMLESASIKEEFDIDNSLMHEKYLVKGGCKSEPLDWPVKVEKCEIESGLDLGSLVLKPENVARVVPGRIMLVRFFPCNDARMIVTGNKFGNVGFWNVDSQRKNAIYLYHPHTGPISGIAFRQSCLSKIVTSCYDGFVRLMDAEKEVFDLIYSSDDGIFSLSQRPNDLTSLYLGKGRGGLSVWDERIGKPSSEWILHENRINTIDFNSQNPNIVATGSTDGMACIWDLRSLNAHNPRAVKMESHKSIDDTVSILGGPNFEDTSRIYHNNQTGRWISTFRGIWGWDDSYIFIGNMKRGIDVISPVERRVVKTLQSPHMTAIPCRFDAHPYQVGTLAGATAGGQVYLWTSV, from the exons aTGGCGTCCTTAGAACTGACGGAGTATGAGCGAAAGAGGCTTGAGAACATTCGTCGGAACGAAGAAATGATGAATGCCTTCAAGATTAACTCCAAAGCTGCAGAACTCTCTGCCGCAACCAAACGTCAAAG AATGGGATCCAAATCTTACAAAGTGAGTCCGGAGAAGAAACCTAAAACCGGGAGCCCTGTCATAATCAGACGATCCTTACGTACCCGAGGAATCCCACCTGATGCGAAGGGTCTTGGTGAAGGTTTTGTTGAGCCTCCAAATGGGGGAATCCCACCTGATGCGAAGGGTCTTGGTGATGGTTTTGTTGAGCCTTCAAATGGAACTCCGAAGCCCAAACGTCTTTATAGGCCATCACCGTGTGTTCTTGGTCCTATTAGTATGAGTGATGCGTTTCGGGGAAAGGGGACTGATAGGGTACtgattgatttggttttagATGTTGCGAAGAGGCAACAATTGAGTGTTCAACATAAGGCAGAAGATCATGTCCTTGGTAAGGGTGAGGCTGTGGAAGACGAGAAAGACTTGTTGAAGTTTGCTTCCGTAAAAGGAGAGGTTGATAGAGATAAGGTTATGGAAGATGAGAAAGACATGTTGGAGAGTGCTTCAATTAAAGAGGAATTTGATATAGATAACAGTCTGATGCATGAGAAATATTTAGTTAAGGGTGGGTGTAAGAGTGAACCATTGGATTGGCCGGTGAAGGTAGAGAAGTGTGAAATTGAGAGTGGGCTTGATCTAGGATCACTGGTCTTAAAACCAGAGAATGTAGCCAGAGTAGTACCAGGGAGGATAATGCTGGTGCGGTTTTTTCCTTGTAATGACGCGAGGATGATAGTAACTGGGAATAAATTCGGCAATGTTGGATTTTGGAATGTGGATTCTCAGCGTAAGAATGCAATATACTTATACCATCCGCACACAGGTCCCATTTCAGGGATTGCTTTCCGACAGTCTTGCTTATCAAAG ATCGTTACCAGCTGCTATGATGGCTTTGTCCGGTTGATGGATGCTGAGAAGGAAGTGTTTGATTTAATATATTCCAGTGATGATggtattttttctctctctcaacgGCCAAATGATCTAACTAGCTTATATCTCGGTAAGGGTCGTGGAGGATTGAGTGTCTGGGATGAGAGGATAGGAAAGCCCTCATCTGAATGGATTTTGCATGAAAATAGGATAAACACTATTGATTTTAACTCACAGAACCCCAACATCGTGGCCACTGGTTCTACTGATGGGATGGCTTGTATCTGGgatttgagaagtcttaatgcACATAATCCCAGAGCTGTGAAAATGGAGAGCCATAAAAG TATTGATGACACAGTCAGTATACTTGGAGGACCTAATTTTGAGGACACTTCTAGGATTTACCATAATAATCAAACAGGCAGATGGATATCTACTTTCAG GGGCATTTGGGGTTGGGATGACTCTTATATATTCATCGGCAATATGAAACGAGGCATTGATGTTATTTCTCCGGTTGAAAGAAGAGTCGTTAAAACTTTGCAGAGCCCCCACATGACTGCTATACCATGTAGATTTGATGCACACCCATACCAGGTTGGGACCCTAGCAGGAGCCACCGCAGGGGGCCAGGTTTACCTGTGGACCTCTGTATAG